The sequence below is a genomic window from Thalassobaculum sp. OXR-137.
ACTTGGAGCCGCGACCTGCGGCGCCGGTACGCCCTGCCCGACGCGCCCGAAGACGAAACGCTCGCCAAGGCCGACCTCTCAAAAGAGACGCATCGCGTGACGATCGATCGCGACGTGTTTGATGCAGTCGTCGCCAAGCGTCTGACGGCCGACGTGCTGGTCGCCTTCGAGACCGACGGCCTCGACGGCGTCACCGCACTCCTCACCGACCACGCAATCCCCTGGCGCCTATTCGAGGCACCAGGGCTCAACCGGTGCCCCGTTCCGGTGATCACCGGGCCTGCCCCAGGGCAACGCCCAGGGTCGGCCCGGGGCGATCTACCGGGACAGGCACCATGGCCGGGGTGCCGCAGAAATCCTGGCTTCTCACCACCACCAACTGAACCGAGAGAGGTACACAATGTCCACTGACACTCTGATGCATACCGACGACGACACCGCCCTGATCGCTGAGCGCATCAAGCGGGCGCGCACCGAGGCTGGCATGTCTCGCAAGGCGCTCTCCGACGCGACGGGGATTTCCGCCCGTACCATCGAGCGCATCGAGAACGGCGAACAGGAGGTGACCGTGCAGCGGGTCAAGCTGCTCGCCACGGCCACGGGAAAGTCCGCTGCGTGGCTCCAGGGCGACGAGGAGCCGGACGAGGCGGTTGACGACTTTCCGGCCCCGGCACCCAAGCCCGCCCCGTCGCGGCGCTCCGAGCCGCCCGCCCCTCCCACGGTCGCCGACGTTTACGCTTCGCTCCGTGTGATCGACACCCTGCGCTCGGAGGGGTTCGACGGCACGATCCGTCAGGCCATGGCGACGTGCGATCAAGTCCGATCCATGCTGGCTTATCAGGAGCCCGCGGCGCTGGTGGAAATCGCCAACTCCCGCGGCATCGACCGGACCACCTTCCCGAAGGCGCGGGAGATCCAGGAGCGCCTGGAGAACGAACCCGAGACCGGCCAGCAGGATTGCGCGGCGATCCAGGAGCGGATCATCGATACCGCCATTCTCGGCGTAGACCTGCACGTGGTCGCGCCCAAAGCGCTGCAGGACATCGCGAAGGCGGCTGGCCTGGAATCCGATGGATGGCTCGGATGGTCCAATGACGACGTGCTGATCGAGGCAGTGCGACCGGCCGTGCGGCGCATGGCGCTCGCTGACCAGCTTCCCGACGATCTGCGGGACTTCATGTACGCGCTGTGATCGAGATCCTGGCATCAATCGGCGGTCGACCAACTATATTTGGTGGTCGACCGCTATCCCTGGCACCGATTTCGTTAAAAAATTGGTTGACCACAGTTCCGTTTGTCGCAATCCTCATTCATACAAATCGTTCGTATGAATTGAAGGCATCGATGAAAACTGACCCAGCAGCAATGATGACCACGGGGGAGCGACTTCGCGCTGAACGTGAAGCTCACGGCTACTCGCGCGCTCGGTTGTCGGAACTCACTGGTGTCGGCCAGAACTCGCTGGCGAAATACGAGCTCGCGGGCTCGCCCGGCGGCCAATATCCGCCACTCGGTGCACTAGTACGGCTTGCCTATGTGCTCGAACTAGATCCGCGCCGCATCTTCGACGATTACCTCTGCAAGAATGCTGAAACCCCCGATAGTCCAAAGATCGGCAAGGGCCTTAGCGATGTAGTCGAGGCAGAGGGCGGATTTTTCAGCTTTCATCGGCATTGGATGGAACACGAGCTTCGCTACGGCTCGTTTCACCTTAGCGGGGGCGCACTCGCATCGCTCAAGAAGACGGCGATGTACCTGCGGGATGTCTCGTTGGATATCGACAGCTTCGCTGAAGCCATCGACGACGTCGTCCGCGCCCAGAACCAATCAGAAGGAGGAACAAACGATGTGACTGCAACGGCTGCAAAGAATGACGGCCCGGACGAGAAGTCCGAGCCGCCTGTCTGACCTGCCTGCTCCGAGACCGTTGGCGCGGTCTCCGCAACCATCCAAGAGGATAGATCGCATGAAGCTCACAGAGCGAAATTCTACTGATTCCACCGTCGCGCGGCAAGCGTTCGCCTTAGATGTTAAACGAGATCCGGACGGTGTGACCGTTGAATTGCGGATTTCTGAGGCGGTCCTTCGGGACAGCATCAACCTGCTTTGCAAGTTCATAGCTATCGCCCATGCGGCGTCCGAAGCGGCAAATGACAACATCCGCCAAGAAGAACGTCGCGAGCGCGATCACCAGGACGCCAAGCGTCGGTCAACGCACCGTCGGCGACTGTTGATCGTAGGAGCGGCGCTGTTCCGATTTTGGCGGCGCCGGAACCCGTCCCCCGACGAATGGGGAGCGCATCTGGATGAGCAAGCAGCAATCCATGGCATCAGTCGCCCTGCCTTGGTCAGTATCACCAAGCTGCACGAACGGAGGGCGAAACGGCGTCTCAATGACATTCGCAGGGCCGTCGCCCTAAGCATGGCTCAGCGCGGTGCGTCAGGGACTGAAATAGGCCATCGCCTTGGCGTTGGCGCACGCGCTGCCAACAAACTGGTTCGAGCGGAACTTGATCGTCGGAACCAAACCCATCGAGACGCGGCATGATGCGGTTCCTGCGTTCACATTCTGTTCGCAAGGAGGGTTCCCCACGGAGAACGTGGGGAACCTATCCCTCTGAGCAATATACATTATGCGCGTTGCATGGATCGCTCCGGCGTCGGGATCTGACCTCCGTTCGGCCTGCGTACCCCACCACCCCCTTCACGTCATCCCGAACTCGTTTCGGGACCTCATATCGCCCCCGACGCCCTGGAGGTCCCGAAACGAGTTCGGGATGACATGATGGAAACAGGGTCACCGCCCCAGACCCGTCTTTCCTCGGCGCCGCTCCCTCGTTAGTCTCGCGCCGACATGACCGACAGCGCCCCCACATCCGATGCCGCCGCCGCGCTTGCGGCTCTCCCGGACGAGCCCGCGATCGAGCGGCTGATCGCCGTCATGGCGAAGTTGCGCGATCCCGACGGCGGCTGCCCCTGGGACCTCGAGCAGACGTTCGAGACCATCGCGCCCTACACCATCGAGGAAGCCTACGAGGTCGCCGAGGCGATCACCCTGGGCGACATGGGCGCGCTGCGCGACGAGCTGGGCGATCTGCTGCTGCAGGTCGTCTACCACGCCCAGATGGCCCGCGAGCGCGCCCCGCAGGACGGCGCCTTCGACTTCGAGGACGTGGCCCGCGGCATCGCCGACAAGATGGTCCGCCGTCACCCCCACGTCTTCGCCGGCGCCAGCGTCGAGGACGCCAAGGCCCAGACCGACGCCTGGGAGCAACAGAAGGCCGCCGAGCGCGCCGCCAAGGCCGCGGCCGAGAACCGGGCCGTCTCAGTGCTGGACGGGGTGTCGAGCGCCCTGCCCGCGCTGATGCGGTCGCTGAAGCTGCAGAACCGCGCGGTGCGCGCCGGCTTCGACTGGCCCGGCATCGACGGCGTGTTCGACAAGATCGACGAGGAGCTGGGCGAGCTGCGCGCCGAGGTCACCGGCGGCGCCGACGACGATCCGGACCGCATCGAGGACGAGATGGGCGACCTGCTGTTCACCGTGGTCAATCTGGCCCGGCGCCTGAACGTCGACCCGGAGACCGCCCTGCGCCGCTGCAACGCCAAGTTCGAGCGCCGCTTCCGCTTCATGGAGGACGGGCTGGCCGCCGAAGGCACGCCGATCCAGAGCGTCGGGCTGGAGCAGATGGAACGGCACTGGCAGCGGGCCAAACGGGCCGAAAAGGCCTGACCCGCCGCCGCAACGAGTTTCGCACACAACCGATACCAGAGACCGAAGGAGGACACAGAATGGCGAAGACGGCATTCATCACCGGCGCCACCAGCGGCTTCGGCAAGGCGACCGCCAAGCGGTTCGACGCCGAAGGCTGGCAGACCGTCATCTCGGGCCGGCGCGGCGAGCGCCTGGAGGCCCTGAAGAAGGAGCTGAAGAACCCGTCCCACAGCATCGTGCTCGACGTGCGCGACAAGGACGCGGTGCTGGCGGCGGTCGACGCCCTGCCCGCCGAGTTCTCGCCGGTCGACGTGCTGGTGAACAATGCCGGCCTGGCGGTCGGCCTGGAGGGTGCCGATCAGGTCGACCTGGCCGACTGGGACCTGATGGTCGACACCAACATCAAGGGTCTGATGTACTGCACCCGGGCGATCCTGCCGCAGATGGTGGCGAACGGGTATGGCCACGTGGTCAATATCGGCTCGATCGCCGGCAACTGGCCCTATCCGGGCGGCAACGTCTACGGCGCCACCAAGGCCTTCGTGCGCCAGTTCTCCCTCAACCTGCGCGCCGATCTCGTGGGCAAGAACATCCATGTGACCGACGTGGAGCCGGGCCTGGCGGAGACCGAGTTCTCCGAGATCCGGTTCAAGGGCGACAAGGACAAGGCGGCGGCGGTCTATAACGACGTCGACCCGATCCGCCCCGAGGACGTGGCCGACGCGGTGTTCTGGGCGGCGACCCGGCCGAAGAACATCAACGTCAACCGCATCGAGATCATGGCCGGCGCCCAGGCCTTCTCGCCGCTCAACGTGGTGAAGGGGCTGAAGTAGGCCCGACCCTTCGACACGCCCCCCTGAACAAGATCCAGGGGGGCTGCTCAGGGTGAGGTCATTGGGTTTATTGAATTCAGGGTGAGGTCATCGGGTTTCTCACCTCTTGACCTCGCCCTGAGCAGCGTCCGCACAGCGGGCGCGTGTCGAAGGGCACCCGCACACCCCCACCCCTGCAACCCCCGCCACCAAACGCCCCTACCCCTCGCCGCCGGCTTTCCTGTATGGTGCGCCTCCCTAAACAATGGAGGCGATCATGGGATCGGCACGGGTGTTCATCGACGGCGAAGCGGGTACGACGGGTCTGCAGATCCGTGAGCGCCTGGTTGCCCGTCGCGACATCGACCTGATCTCCCTGGACGACGCCCAGCGCAAGGATGCCGGTGCGCGGCGCGACGCGCTGCATGCGGCCGACGTGGCCATCCTGTGCCTGCCGGACGACGCCGCCCGCGAGGCGGCGGCCTTGGCCGAAGGCTCGGGCACCAAGCTGATCGACGCCTCCACCGCCCACCGCACCGACGACAACTGGGTCTACGGTTTCGCCGAATTCCGGTCCGGCCAGCGCGACGCGATCGTCGGCGCCACGCGGATCTCCAACCCGGGCTGCTATCCGACCGGCGCGATCGCCATCCTGGCGCCGCTGGTCGGCGCCGGCCTGCTGCCGGTCGAGTACCCGGTCACGATCAACGCGGTCTCCGGCTATACCGGCGGCGGCAAGGCGCTGATCGCGCGTTATGAATCCACGGGCACGTCCGGCTACAAGCCCGATCCGTTCTGGCAGTACGGGCTGACCCTGAACCACAAGCACGTCCCGGAGATCGCCCGCTGGTCCGGGCTCGGCCAGGCGCCGATCTTCCAGCCGTCGGTGGCGAACTACGCCCAGGGCATGCTGGTCAGCGTCCCCCTCGCCCTGTGGGCGATCCAGGGCGGGCCCAGTGCCGCGTCGCTGCACGAGATTCTGCTGGCCCAGTACGAGGGCGCCCGCTTCGTGCGCGTCGCCCCGCTGGGCGAGGCCGAGGGCATGAAGGAGCTCGATCCGCAGGCGCTGAACGGCACCAACATGCTGGAGATCTTCGTCTTCGCCGACGAGAAGACCGGCCGGGCGGTAATCACCGCGCGCCTGGACAATCTCGGCAAGGGCGCGTCGGGGGCGGCGGTGCAGAACATGAACCTACTGCTCGGCATGCCCGAGGATGCCGGCATCGAGGCGGCGGCCGCCGCCTGAAGAGGCCTTTCCCATGTGGGTCAATGACGGCCAGGACCCGATCTACGCCGCCTTCTGGCGCTCGCTGGTCCTGTTCCTGGCCGTCGTTCTCGTGCTGATGCTGGCGCAGGTGGCGCCGGTCTTCCTGGAGGGCCGGTTCGGCGGGACGTCCGCGCTGGGCTACCTGCTGGTCTACCTGCTGGGCTTCCCGCTGATCGCCATCGCCGTCTCCGCCCTGTCGGCGGCGGTGTTCTACGGCATTCCGGCGGTGCGCCGGCTGACCGGGCGGATGCCCTACCCGGTCCTGCTGCTGCAGCCGCTGCACATGGCGTCCGGCGCGGTGTTCTTCCTGCTGTTCGTGCGCCCCTGACCCGAGCCCCGCACTCTGCCCCAGAAACGCGAACGGCCCTCCCTCCCGTCGCCGGGAAGAAGGGCCGGTAGCGCGACTGCCCGCTCGGTCAGGCAGCGCTGCTTTTCGACGTGTCCTTCTCGCGCACCGAGGTATAGGCGACCGAGCAGTGCTGGGAGCAGTACGGCCGCCCCGGCTCGACGGTGGAGCCGCAGAAGCTAAAATTGTCGGTCTTCGGATCGCCGATCGGCCAGGAGCAGGTGTTGCGGTCCCACTGCTCCAGGGTGAGCGGCACGGCGCGGCGGCGCTGGATCGGGCGGTCGTCCGGCTTCGGATTGGCGCTGCGCACGATCGGCGACTGGCGCTTCGGCAGGCCCATGCGGTGCACCTTGCCGACCACCGCGTTGCGCGACACGCCCAGTTTCAGGCCGATCTGGGTGATCGACAGCCCCTCGCCCCACAGGGCCTTCAACTGCTCAAGGCGCTCGTCGGTCCACACGCTCTGCGAATTGTCGCCCATTTATCCCTCCTTGCCGGCCGGTCCAGGGCGAACGGTCGGAGCGACTCGTTTCACCCACATGTAGTGGCTAACTGGCAAGAGGCTACGGGATCTGGGGTAGGGTCACAAGGGCGTTCACCAGATCTCGCGAAGAATGCTGTGGATAACACTAGAACTTGTTGATTCGCCGCGACTCGTTGGGTGCCCTGCCCCGGCGCCGAAACGACTCCGGGAAGGAATCGGAGCCCGGTTTCCATAGCACGATTCGCGAATCGCCCGGAGCGTTAATCCGGGCGATCGGGTTGTAAGTCTCTGGAAGAGTGTGGATTTCCGGTCGACGGGGCCGAGT
It includes:
- the argC gene encoding N-acetyl-gamma-glutamyl-phosphate reductase, which codes for MGSARVFIDGEAGTTGLQIRERLVARRDIDLISLDDAQRKDAGARRDALHAADVAILCLPDDAAREAAALAEGSGTKLIDASTAHRTDDNWVYGFAEFRSGQRDAIVGATRISNPGCYPTGAIAILAPLVGAGLLPVEYPVTINAVSGYTGGGKALIARYESTGTSGYKPDPFWQYGLTLNHKHVPEIARWSGLGQAPIFQPSVANYAQGMLVSVPLALWAIQGGPSAASLHEILLAQYEGARFVRVAPLGEAEGMKELDPQALNGTNMLEIFVFADEKTGRAVITARLDNLGKGASGAAVQNMNLLLGMPEDAGIEAAAAA
- a CDS encoding helix-turn-helix transcriptional regulator, which gives rise to MKTDPAAMMTTGERLRAEREAHGYSRARLSELTGVGQNSLAKYELAGSPGGQYPPLGALVRLAYVLELDPRRIFDDYLCKNAETPDSPKIGKGLSDVVEAEGGFFSFHRHWMEHELRYGSFHLSGGALASLKKTAMYLRDVSLDIDSFAEAIDDVVRAQNQSEGGTNDVTATAAKNDGPDEKSEPPV
- a CDS encoding helix-turn-helix transcriptional regulator → MHTDDDTALIAERIKRARTEAGMSRKALSDATGISARTIERIENGEQEVTVQRVKLLATATGKSAAWLQGDEEPDEAVDDFPAPAPKPAPSRRSEPPAPPTVADVYASLRVIDTLRSEGFDGTIRQAMATCDQVRSMLAYQEPAALVEIANSRGIDRTTFPKAREIQERLENEPETGQQDCAAIQERIIDTAILGVDLHVVAPKALQDIAKAAGLESDGWLGWSNDDVLIEAVRPAVRRMALADQLPDDLRDFMYAL
- a CDS encoding SDR family NAD(P)-dependent oxidoreductase yields the protein MAKTAFITGATSGFGKATAKRFDAEGWQTVISGRRGERLEALKKELKNPSHSIVLDVRDKDAVLAAVDALPAEFSPVDVLVNNAGLAVGLEGADQVDLADWDLMVDTNIKGLMYCTRAILPQMVANGYGHVVNIGSIAGNWPYPGGNVYGATKAFVRQFSLNLRADLVGKNIHVTDVEPGLAETEFSEIRFKGDKDKAAAVYNDVDPIRPEDVADAVFWAATRPKNINVNRIEIMAGAQAFSPLNVVKGLK
- the mazG gene encoding nucleoside triphosphate pyrophosphohydrolase, which produces MTDSAPTSDAAAALAALPDEPAIERLIAVMAKLRDPDGGCPWDLEQTFETIAPYTIEEAYEVAEAITLGDMGALRDELGDLLLQVVYHAQMARERAPQDGAFDFEDVARGIADKMVRRHPHVFAGASVEDAKAQTDAWEQQKAAERAAKAAAENRAVSVLDGVSSALPALMRSLKLQNRAVRAGFDWPGIDGVFDKIDEELGELRAEVTGGADDDPDRIEDEMGDLLFTVVNLARRLNVDPETALRRCNAKFERRFRFMEDGLAAEGTPIQSVGLEQMERHWQRAKRAEKA
- a CDS encoding GcrA family cell cycle regulator codes for the protein MGDNSQSVWTDERLEQLKALWGEGLSITQIGLKLGVSRNAVVGKVHRMGLPKRQSPIVRSANPKPDDRPIQRRRAVPLTLEQWDRNTCSWPIGDPKTDNFSFCGSTVEPGRPYCSQHCSVAYTSVREKDTSKSSAA